The DNA sequence tctctctccatcaatgctgcattTATGTGGACTTGGACATGATTAATGCTATAAGTAGGTGACAAAAGGACCCTAAGTTTAATGGTTGTTCTTAGTTTGAACACCTTGCATTAACATCAGACTGTAGCTATTACAACTTCCACTATTTCATCAatgttttttcttccttttccatGTGTTCTGTCTTGTCATGTcaatctcatctctctctctctctctctctcttgtgttgCAAGTGACTGTACACTCGCATTTATTAGAAGATGTTGTAATTATATGAAGTAGATAGAAAGTGGGAACCATCTCTTTCCATTTTGCCCTGTAATACTTGAGGAACTATATGTAATCACATCAGTAACAAAAGCCTCGCTTGTTCCAAGTTGCATCATCTTTGCATGTCTTGGGTAGCATATTCTCTTTCTATTTATCTCTCTCTTACCTAAACATCTCATAGATTTTATATCTTCTGAACTGCTACAAGCTCAAGAAGGATGACTTCCTATTTTAGCCTCGAACTTAGATTGCATGAAGGAGTGGCATTTATATATACCATATTATAACCCAACAATGTACCAAACTTGTTTCCCTATCTGCAACTACTCTCCAACTGTTCTCTTCTTCCAAACATCAAACCATTCCTCAATTTCTAGGAAGCAGTCAGCTAAAGATCACTCAACTACATTCCCTCTTTGCGCACCTTTCTTCTCCGCAATCATGGGAGCTTCTTCATGCTTAAGCTCATCTGCCGTCGCCTTGTTCACTGGTGATCGGCATCGCCAAAAGAACAGGAACCCTTCTTTGCTGCCTTCGAGGAGGAGAGGCATCAGAGTCATCTGCTGCGCCAGCAATGACAGTGTCAAGAGTTCAAGGAGCTGCACCGAACTGGTAGCTGAAAGGTTACCGATGCCGATGTTGGCAGAAGACGATACCATTTTTGCGTCGAACGGAATGATGAGTTTCGTGCCTTACAAGGAGACAAACGGCACCAAAGTGGATTCCACCCGAGGGATTGGGATCGCCGGATTCCTCGAGGGGAAGCAGTTGCTGGTGACTGGTGCAACTGGTTTCCTCGCTAAAGGTGATAGTTTCTTCATCATGCATCCGGTTGACTCCTGATCCATATACTGATCGATGATGATGACGTTGTCTCCAGTTCTTGTCGAGAAGATCTTGAGGATCGCACCGGACGTGGGAAAGATCTATGTCCTTATCAAGGCAGACGACAAGGAAGCGGCCGTCAAACGACTGGAGTTTGAAGTAGGATCTCTTCGGTTTCTATTTCTTTGCATGAACTTTCATGATTTCTCCACCTAAACTGGCAACATTCTCACCCGATGCTCATCGGACCTCAGATAATAAACACAGAACTCTTCAGATGCCTGCGAGAGATCCACGGAAAGGACTACCGTGAGTTCATGTCAAGCAAACTTGTTCCGGTGATAGGCAACATCAGGGAAGCCAACGTAGGAATCGAACCAGAGTTAGCCGATGAGATCTCGAAAGAAGTTGATGTCATCATAAATTCAGCAGCCAACACTGCTTTCGATGAGAGGTTCGGCATGTTTCTTCTCTTCTCATGAATCTAAGCGTGTTCGGCACCGAAATGATGGCGGTGGCGATGTCTGTAGGTACGACGTTGCCCTGGACACAAACACCATAGGGCCATTCAGGCTCATGAGCTTTGCGAGGAGGTGCGAGAAGCTCAAGCTCTTTTTACATGTATCAACAGGTACAAACATGGAAGCTGTCTCTTTTTTCCTTCCTCACTTCGGTCTTCTTTGTTATCTTTCAGATACATTGGCacttttattatgattattatacaGCATACGTGAATGGGCAAAGACAAGGTAGGATACTCGAGAAGCCATTTGGCATGGGGGACACCATAAAGAGGGAGACATCTCCAGAATTTTCAGCAAAAGCTACACCCATTTTGGATATCGAATCTGAGATCAGGTTAGCTTTTTCTTGGGCAAAGACTTCTTGGGATGCTCCCCTAGTTCAGAAGATGAAAGACTTGGGACTAGAAAGGTACCACAAGCTGCAGTCTTTTCCTCTTCAAGCTTTTGTGTTCACTTGAACTGTTACATCGATCCTCCTCACTCTTCAGGGCAAAGATCCATGGATGGCAAGATAGCTATGTGTTCACGAAGGCCATGGGGGAGATGGTGATCAACTGCATGCGAGGAGACATACCGGTCGTCACCATCAGGCCCAGCATTATCGAGAGCACTTACTCGGAACCTTTCCCTGGGTGGATGGAAGGAAGCAGGTGACTCCATCTTCCTTCTCTTTGTGGTGTTCCATTTGCCATGACAGATTCACTTGTTCTACCCTGCAGAATGATGGATCCAGTAGTTCTACAGTATGGCAAAGGACAGCTCACTGGCTTTCTCGCTGATCCAAATGCAGTTCTCGATGTTGTGAGTGACATCTCACTTACATTTCTCCTTACACTACGCTCATGCAAACTGTCTTCGCTCAGGTACCAGCGGACATGGTGGTGAGCGCAATGGTGGCAGCAATGGCGAAACATGGGTCGACATCCAACCCTGGAATGCATATTTACCAGATCACTTCATCTGTGGTGAACCCACTGGTGATCCAAGACCTGGCTAAGCTCATCTTTCAGCACTTCTCAGCCTTTCCTTGCATGGATGCCAAGGGGAGACCGATCGCGGTTTCACCAATCAAATTCTTCGACGACGCGAACGAGTTCTCCGCCTACGTTTCTACCGACGCTGTTCGGAGGAACGAACGACTCGCGGCTGCCATCTCGAACGAGAAGATCTCTCGGAGTCTGAAGAGTTTTTGCTTGAGATCAGTCGAACAAGCCAAGCACTTAGCCAAAATCTATGAGCCATACACGTTCTACGGCGGAAGGTGAGAGACGCTGTCGTTAGAGTACGCAGCATGTGTGCAACTGATGCAGAGCTCGTTTTATTGCAAACATGTCAGGTTCGATAACAAGAACACTCAAGAGCTGATGGTGGAGATGtccgaggaggagaggaggagcttTGGGTTTGATGTTGGAAGCATTGATTGGGAACACTACATCTCCGATGTCCATGTTCCTGGACTGAGAAGACATGTGATGAAGGGAAGAGGCAGATCCACCGAACCCCAACTTGGTGCCATTCCATAAAATCTGTGTTGTGGAGCTATGTATGGTTTTCTTAGTGACAATATGATGTTTCCTTTCTCGCGCTTAATCTCAATGCAACCACCATGATTTCGGGCAATTTGGGGAAATTAAGCTGCTCACATTTGTGATTTGTGGATCGATTAGAATGTTCTCTATTGGATCGGAACGGAGCTCAACGATTTGAGCCGAACCGAATTGCAATTCGAATCTACCTAATCGAACTATTTCtaattgatttataattttaagtaatttaaaaatatatattttaaaataaatatatacctTTAATCCATATCGTTTCAAATATGCggatttttctttttcatccGAATCCGATTTAAACAGATATGAAACCCGATCCGATATAATCTCAACGAAAACTGATCTATAGTACAAACCGGTCGTGCTTGTTCGCGTGCCGTTGTGTGGCGTTTAATTACAAGTCGAAGAGACTCGTTTACCACGATCTGTTTCGTCTTCGAAcctgaaaaaaagaagaagaagaagaagacgaagggagaaggaagaagaagaggggcgGAGAGATTTCGGGGAGATAGATGAAGATGGCGTCCTGGTCgccgtcggcggcggcggcgcgatCCCAAGACGCCTGGGATTGCTTGCTGCCAGGGCCGCCCAGCCGCAGTAACGGCGGGTCCGCCGACTGCAGCCCTTCCGGTCTCCTCGCCTACGGCGCCGGCAGCTGCGTCGTCGTAGCTGATCCCCGATCCATGCAGCTCGTCTGCGTCCTGCCTATGCCACCCTCTGCCGCCGCCTCTGCCCACGCTTCCCTAGCCCCCTTTGTCACCGCCGTCCGCTGgacgccgcagccccttctccgcgACCTCTCCTCCTACGACGACCCCTCCACCTCCCACCTCCGCCTCGCGGTTGGGGACCGCCAGGGTCGCATCGCCATCTGGGACCTCCGCTCCCGCCAGATCATCCTCTGGCTCGACCTCGACGCTGCCTCCTCCTCTGCCACCTCCACCCGACTCGGGATCCAGGATCTGTGCTGGATCCGGTCCGACTCCTGGCTCCTGGCCGTGATCCACGGTCCCTCGCTCCTCGCCCTCTGGGACGCTGCCTCCGGACGTTGCCTCTGGAAGTACGACGCCTCGCCGGAGTATCTCTCCTGCATTCGCCGCGATCCTTTCGACTCCAGGCACTTCTGCACCCTCAGCCTCCGGGGCTTCCTTCTCTCGGCCATCGCTCTCGGTGGCGGGGACGGTGGCGACGTCTCTCTGCAGGAGCTCCGGATTGCCGGAATGACTGATTCATCCTTCGATCTTCAGAAGCTCGAGAAGGAATCCTCGTCTGGCTCCGCGTCCTCATCGCCACCGGCTCTTGctctttttcctcttttctttgcGAGGCTGTGCTTTTCACCCATATGGAGGCACATCCTCCTGATAACCTTTCCCAAGGAGCTCATTGTTTTCGACCTTCACTATGGAACGACGCTTTCTTCCAGTCCACTGCCGCGCGGATGCAGCAAGTTTATGAACTTAATGCCAGATCCTGAGCTCGATCTACTCTACTGCGTTCATCTCGATGGAAAACTCAGCATCTGGAAGCGGAAAGAGTGAGTTCCCTAATCTTTCTTTTCCTCATCACACTTCTCGATCTTCCTCATGTTTCCTTTTATTTCTGCAAGTAGCAATTGATTGCAATATGAAATATCATCACCTGCAAATGGAGTACTTAGCTTAGAAATTACTTCTAGAAAATCCCTTGAAACTTGGTCAAATGTTGTGATATGGTACAAATAAATGCTACTTGAGAAAACAaaggaaagaataaaaaaaattggcATGCATTTTTAGTAGATGAGGGTCGACAAGTAATGTTTTATCAAATGCAAATTGTTTAGGGATCTTGATAATCATGATGTCAGGTATTTTTACTTTTGGTGTTTAGGTTGACCACATTAAGAACAAAAGGTCTTTATGATAGTTTTCACAATATAAGGAGTACACAATCTTTGTTTCTGGAATGCATTTCTGGAAGTGTTTCGACACATTTGTTCTTGCGAGGGATAGAAATGTTATTCTAGACGAACATATGGAAGCTCTAGGTTTTGGCACAAAGACCACGATGTGAAACCCAAGTACGTCTGCTTCAATTGATGTCTCCAACTGTAAAAGTTGTAGTTGGTGCTTATCGGATGCCGAACTAAATTTCAAGATAATTCGGCATCCTTTTAGCTCACTATAGCTTTTGCTTAATTtcaatttttctgctttaatttttCACTTTTGCACTTCTGCTGAATCTAGGTCATATATGGTTGACTGAGTTATTGGTAGTAACTTAAGCTATTTTCAGATTGCTATTCCTTATGCTTAACTTCCATTCTTGTGCTTTATACTTCAGTTATATATATCATTTAGATATGATTGAATTAATCATCTTGTAGTCAACTAACTTTTAGTTTGAGTCATGCGGTAGTAACTTAAGTTATTTGCTGCTTTGGCACTTTGATATACTAATTCTCCTGAAAATAAAAGGGACGAGGAATGAGAAAAGGGAAACAGAAATGCTAATGCACTTGGCATATTTACAATCCTTTTGGTCTAACATACAAGTTTATATTGTACGCTTTTCCTATCAAGAATCTTGGCTGCGATAGATGCAAATATACAATGGAAGGATTTGTTGTATGATGCGGAACTTGAGTGTAAGAACACTTGAAGATGTTACTTGTGGGCGAACCTCCTCAACAGAGTTCATAAAAATTGGAATCCCTCTATGTCCTTGGACCTTGATCCAGTTTCCTTATCCCAATTCAAGATACTTTTGCATTATGAATTTCTATTGTATGCCATTGAACATGCAAAAATTGGGAATCCGATCTCACTAATATTATTCCATTCTATCGATACAAAACCAGTTGGAGTTGAAAACTTCACAACAACAGAGCACTGAACAaaaaggaaatttttttttttcataccttTCACCTCTTCCACTATAATTGTTGTTAATCCAATTAGATGCATagttaaatatttatatagtaaAAGTGGAGTTAAAAGCATGGGCATGTGCCATAAGCCTTAGTTCTTAAATGtagataattataattaaatcttTTGCATTAGCATGAAGTGGAGTGAATTGCAAGGTTAAAAAATAACATTTAATGGGGTGATTGCATTAGGAGTAGTAATTAATGTGCGTTTCATGATAATCATAAGTAAACGTGTCCTAAACTAGTTGCACACATTAAGTAAATATGACTGTTGATACTTGTATTGTAATGCAATGAACTGTATAGGAAAAAGGCATTAAATGGAATGAATTGCATTGGAAGGAGCAAGTAGATTAATGTGGACTTTAAGATGGCCATGATtacaataaatttatttatacTGAATATATTACTTACAAAATTAACAATATTTATTCTGTAATTGTACAACTACTCATCCATAGCATGGTCAAGTATCTAAGGAAAAAGCATGGCCAATTATCTAGTTGTTTTGTGATAATATTTTATCCCCCAGTCGCTAGAAGAAAATCATCACTGTAACATAGAGTGAATTATGGAAGGAAAAATCATGAAAATTAGGCTTGTGTTGTACACTAAACAGTACCTTAAGTGATGATGTCCAACTAGATTGTTGTGATTTTATcttaatcaattattattatgacttgtaaaattattttctatGTTTTAGAATGTGCTATTTGTGATAACAAGTCTTAGGTCTTAGCAGAAGTTGATTATCTTAGCTCATTCCAGAAACtgacaaatttaaaattttatggtTTTGAagctattattttttataatgtgTTGTGATAATAAGCCTATAACATAATAAAAATCtgattatgttatttattttagtTAATATTGTAAATCAATATCTCAAGTTTTGAAGCCAatgttattattaattaaaattgagaatgttttctaaaatttttggtgATGAAGGATATTATCTTGACAAATTTAtataacatataaaaaatattttttgaacatgTTAGAGTGGACTTATGGGAGGTAAACATAGGTTAATTCCTTAACAATGGAATTGATTTTTTTACTATGTTTGTTAGAGACCATTCTTTTTTATTCTCCATTCACCTGGCTTTCAACTAGTTAATAGCTATTgtctttataattttaaatgtttGTTTAAAAAGCAAAATGCCTTAAATGTCCATGTTTCATTTATTATCTGAACCATCTTAAGGCTGTTTGCAATTTATGATGCAATCCTGATCCAGGGAATATTGTGATCGATGACTAAGCTATATAGGCAAACTTATGGCAGGGATTATTTCCTGTCAGACTGGTTTACTAAGCGCAAATTGAACACATAAATATCAGCTATATATTGTCTTCTTTAAGGATTTTGATCTTTGTGATGCAATCCATGCTGGCGAATGACTAAGCTATATAGGCAAACTTAAGGCAGGGATTATTTCCTGTCAGGCCAGTTTACTAGCAAATTGCACACACAAATAACAGCTACCTATTGTCTTCTGCAAGGATTTCCAATCTCAGTGACACAATCTGTGCTGGCCAATTGCTAGAATGGTAGGTGTCAACGCCAtgaaaacaacaaaaagaaggaaaacaaaGGGGAATCAGTTGATTCTCAGGGTTATCTTAAGCGAAAAACTTGACCAAACCCATCTGCTATGGCTCTATTCCTCAAAAACAGTTGCCTGAGCCTTTCAAACTTGTTCTAATTTTAGATTACAACAACTGCTTCATCTACAGGTTTGTTAGTAAAACAATTTGTATTTGTCCATGCTTTGCCACATGGACCAATACTTGAACACACCAATCTCCTTAAAATTAGATAAGTACACATTTAATCTGGTAGCTGTCTTTGATATCTTTAAAGGAAAGTCTTTCAAGATTTGAAGCTGGAAAGTTATAGTAAACTTTTTGGTTTGTATCGTAGAGATGCAGGCGTTCTTATGAAACCCCTGGTAACAACAAATTATAGTCATGACTAAGAATCATCTAGCTACTTCTCAGCTTGTTGGTTATGGATATTCATAGTTTATCAGAAGGTTGAATATGATATTACATTTATAACTTTATTTTTACTGTTTATGAAGCTTAACTTGTTTATCAAGCTCAAGTCTGTTCCAAATTATGAATATTCTTATTAGCTTATGAGTGCAGGGGAGAACAATTGCATGTGCTCTGTGGAGTGGAAGAGCTAATGCCCTCAATTGGCACTGTCATTCCAACTCCAGCTGTTCTTGCTGTTAATTCTTGCCAATCAGAATCATCAGTACAAAATATTGGCCTGTTCTGTACTGATCCATCATCATATACACAAGCTTTACTTTCTGAAGAATGTGTCCCACCTAAAAGTTCAAATAAAGAGATGGATATTCCTTTGAAGACATGTTTAGTCTCTATTTCTGATGATGGGAAAATCTGGAACTGGCTTGTCACTTCTGATAAAGGTAAGGAATTCTCAGAAAGCTATATTTATCATGTAAACTGCTAAACTTGGTGGAGAAGTTGCTGCCGAGACAATAAATAGATCAACTGAAAAATGTTTTTATGAAGGTGTACCTGATGCAGTTAAAGAACCAGCGCCTGTTAATGGGAGCTGTCCTCCATCTACAAAGCCAAGATTCATGGAACCAGAATTACCCATGAAGGTTGGTTGGTGAAGATACTTGAATTTTTTCTGTTCTGAACaatttccttctttcttctagCCTGTTCGAAGTTTTGCTACTTGCACCATTAAGTTCCTAAGATAACATTATGGCATGTGAAAATTTCCTGCTCATGTATCTGTTTGTACTCTGGAATAAGTATAGCACCAGCAAGGTCTTAATAGTATGATGAGATGTCTACTTTTACTGTCTACTGAGTTGTCTTTTGTATTATTTTATGCCATGGTAAACCATTGTTTATGATTTTATAAACCACCAACAATATTCCAAAATGTTTATTATATTTCAAAGCAtgcaaaaagaaacaagaaaacaaGCTGTTGGTTGCAATTATTTGTTCAGTTACAAGGATCCTTTTCCACCTTTAAGCTCAGTGATGTCTCTAGTCAAACTAAGAGCCATCAAATGCCCTTTTAGTGTTTctgttgaaaataaatgttttgtTTGTCTATCACTTACTccattccttttgtttttttgtgtttgttaaaAACAATTTATCACTAGTTAGCTTTTAGTTCCTATTCATTTTGTGCTTTCCTCAGGATGCctcttgttttccttttcttaaCGAAACACAGTTGGTAGGCAACCTGTTTAGATTTTCTttaaaggagaaaaagaaagattaacATAGAAAGAGTTGCCCATGCACACATGAACAAAGATTATATTAAAACATATGCTAACTACCTGGATGAGTGCCAACAATTGCATCTTTCTGAGTGTGAAAATACTTCAATAAACATGTATCAATGTGTTATGCTACAGGTACTGAATGCATGCATCTATAACCAGTTATGAAGGCATCTTGTCATTTTTTGGTTCAGGAATTTAAATTTTGATCCAGCAATGGTTTCAATAACCTACTGGACTAGTATGGTATTGGTATACTGGACCAGTCGTAGACACGTGCAAACCGTAAGCACAagcatttaaaaaataattataaaccaAATCTGACCCGCTGAAATGAACTGGAATGAATCAGTCTGGGTGAAATTGCCTTCCTTGATACTGGGTGGTATACTAATTTGTACCACCTGTGTCATtgaatagaataataaaaaaatgaatggTAGTAAACTGGTATCGAGCCATATGGTTTGATACTGATGCTTGGCTACATCAGTAAGTACCAGTTTGTATCATCCAGGATTGTTGAAATTTAATGCCTTGTTTTTGTTAGCTATCTTTTTGAGTTGATTCTGTTAGGGATCCTGCTATTATGTGTGCTAATATGGCTGCATCATTGATTTATTTAAGATTTTGAACTGTATGAAACTCGCAGTTACAGATTAGGTGGAGTAGATTGACATACAGATAAGTCAGTATTACAAGTTCACCAGATAAgcattatttattaatattttctagagcactTATCAGAAATGCATCATTAGGTCTCACTCAATACTGCATCTTTATTCATGTCATTCTTTCTTCTTACAGTTCTGAAGTATTTGATTTGTCTTCTTTTCTGCAGATCAGTTTGATGGGCCAGCTCCATCTTCTTTCATCAACGCTGACCACTTTAGCTGTACCATCTCCATCTTTAACTGCGACTTTAGCTCGTAATTCCTGGTTTCCCATTTCTTTTTTACTTGCTAGCATAGGTGTGTCAAAGTTTTCTATAACATGATTAAATTGAAATTTTGCACATCTGAAGGTGGGGGCAACAATCCTGCACCAGCAGTTCCACTTATTGCTTTGGGAACACAAAGTGGGACTATTGATGTCGTAGATGTTTCTGCCAGTGCAGTTACAGTAAGCTTTTCTGTCCACAGTAATGCTATCAGGGGACTAAGGTGGCTTGGAAATTCTAGGCTTGTTTCATTCTCATATGGCCAGGTATATATGACTATGCAGCATAAAGATGCCTTTTTATTTTCAACAATTTTCCAACTGGCATAATACGAGTGCTTATCATCAATATTTTTCTAGTGTCCTCTGTACTTTCATGGCATACTACAGTGTGATATTAGCtgcaaggtctgtcataccgaagcgtaccactcgtaccggtccgataggttaccggtacaTGGACCGTCCGGTATCGCTACAGTGCTATaatatgcaaaaaataaaaaattatttggtacaccagggtgtaccgctcggtacaccggtaccgtaccataccgagcccgggtcgaaacgccggtacggtacggtacagcgaaccttgaTTAGCTGTATGCTTATTAATCCAAGAAGTGACATCTTTTACTTGTAACATCTGAGGAATTATATTTGTCAAGTTTCTATGTTCTTTAACGAGTATATTGTCTGCAGTTGCAATATTAGATAAACTTATACACAATATCGGCACCTTTGATGCAAATTTTAACATGTTTATTCTTAACATCAGCAGTTATGAATTTCATATGAAAATGTTATGGAAATATTTGTCAAGTAAATTTACTGTCTAATAAAGAGGGGCCAGCTAGAATCATTGTAAGAAAATTGCTGGtgacatcataatatggcatttcatATAAGAAGTATGAATTTAAAAATCTTCTCCAAATTTTGATCATGTAATCTCTTGCCAAGTAATAAAATTGTTTATGTTGTCTTGCACCTTTTTGTCTAATCAGTAGTATATCAGTAATTCATCTCAGTATTCTGAGATTAGAGTTCAGTTGGAGAAGGGCCAATTCATTTTAGCTTCTTGGAAGGAGTATGCATGTCAAGTGCTGAAAATTAGCTCATTTACTGAATTGCACCTTTGTCTGAGAGGGTCTAAGTCAACTTTTGATAACTCATTTTTTCGCCTGATGATGAATGTGGAATGACAACATGACTTGTGAGAAGTGGTAATTTGAAATaaacaaatatttcttttttattttgtcttTGACTTCAGTCTCTATGTTCTTACATGCCAAACTATGAGAGCCGAAGTTTGTGACCTTTGCTTTCATGTATCTGAGACTGGTGGGCTATACTTTCCCACAAATCACAATTATTTAAATATAccaaaatgaaaattttaatttatcttgGTCTTATGTAGTTGTTTAGGCGTCTTTCTTTAGTCCTGGTTTCTGAATTGCTAGGTCCTTTTGGTAATTACTTCTAGGTCCTTGCTATTGAAGTTTCAAACTTTGAACTTCACTAATTTCAAAACTAACAACATGACATTTGAAGTTTTAGTTTTAGTAGAAACTTGTAGAATATAATTGTGTATTTGTAGTAGTTATTCAATGGTTGTTGCGGATCCTATCTTTTTTGTCATTATATGATGTCTTGATGCTTCTTGAGTTTAGGTAAATGAGAAGGGAGGAGGCTATACCAATAGACTTGTTGTCACTTGCCTTAGAAGTGGACTAAATCGACCATTTCGGCTCCTACAGAAGCCAGAGCGAGCCCCCATAAGAGCTTTAAGGGCTTCTTCATCTGGAAGGTTGGGCCTTAGCGTAGGTTTTCTTTTCATGTCTACTTTGGGTACTTATATATCTTTATTCATTCCTTTCATATCTATCTAATTTTTCATAATGTGTTATCAGAATGGGCAACAAGGGCAACTCATTTTATTGAAATAGCATATCTTTATTATTTTGAGTTCATCAAGTTTTTATTCATTGTATGTCATTGATTTTGTTTTCAACAACAAGCTGTTAGTCCCAATTACTTGGGTCAGTTACCTTTATGCCATCAGGTTCTTGTTAGCAATCTGATCTGATACATCATGGCTTTTTTCATTGTTTCCATACTAGCCTTTTGTCATATTTTTCTATATGTATTTAAACACTTTATCTAATTAACATTATTTTGATGGTGCATTTTCTAGTCTTCTTTTGTTTTATACAAACCACCTTAGATCTTTTATCCCTTGTTTTATTCTTAAGGAACTGATCCTGCCTTTTTCTGGGGTCTCACTGATAGTCTGTGAAGCTAGTTTCTCCTCTCATCCGACTAAGTTGTAAAATTGGGCTTCGGTTTTTGTCGTACTAGCTGGTAGTTGGATACCAATCAACATTTCGTTGGGACAAATCAGAAAAACTGATGAGATCTTGTTATCTGCTATTTACCGTATCTACTTTGTTAGGCACCATTTATTAGGGTGATTTATAGCCATGAGTGGAGCAAATATATCTGTTTGgaattctaatatattttttatatccaCCTGTTTAATCACAATTTTTGTTGCTAATTAATAATTTCTTGGAACTAATAGATGGTGGATGTATTTGGGGGAATGTGGCAATTTAGCAGATATAACGATACATGCAACAGTTATCAGTGAACTGTTACATTGGCAGAATTGGGCAATTTATATTTGTAAAAGAGTATTGTTTAATTTTTAACCTTATTGATCTCTAAGCACAATGCTCTCTTTTCTGTGGTTGTCCTGTTTCTATAGTCATTGTGTAATCACAAGGAACACAATTAGCTATGAGGAATTTTATTTGCAGCATACTTTTTTGAGATGAACATACAGTCATGTGCACATGATCTATTATATCTGCTGGTACGATTGCACATGCCAAGCATGTTGTCCTATACCAGTTGGTGTGGTGCCAAATATCATCACAGTATGTGCTAGCACACTGCAGAGCTGGCACATGGTCCATTCTGGCTGGTATAATCCCTATTCCATTCATCAACACTACAAATACAGAAACATGCTACTATAGTGCTAGCTTAGCGCAATGCCTG is a window from the Musa acuminata AAA Group cultivar baxijiao chromosome BXJ2-1, Cavendish_Baxijiao_AAA, whole genome shotgun sequence genome containing:
- the LOC135598284 gene encoding fatty acyl-CoA reductase 2, chloroplastic-like encodes the protein MGASSCLSSSAVALFTGDRHRQKNRNPSLLPSRRRGIRVICCASNDSVKSSRSCTELVAERLPMPMLAEDDTIFASNGMMSFVPYKETNGTKVDSTRGIGIAGFLEGKQLLVTGATGFLAKVLVEKILRIAPDVGKIYVLIKADDKEAAVKRLEFEIINTELFRCLREIHGKDYREFMSSKLVPVIGNIREANVGIEPELADEISKEVDVIINSAANTAFDERYDVALDTNTIGPFRLMSFARRCEKLKLFLHVSTAYVNGQRQGRILEKPFGMGDTIKRETSPEFSAKATPILDIESEIRLAFSWAKTSWDAPLVQKMKDLGLERAKIHGWQDSYVFTKAMGEMVINCMRGDIPVVTIRPSIIESTYSEPFPGWMEGSRMMDPVVLQYGKGQLTGFLADPNAVLDVVPADMVVSAMVAAMAKHGSTSNPGMHIYQITSSVVNPLVIQDLAKLIFQHFSAFPCMDAKGRPIAVSPIKFFDDANEFSAYVSTDAVRRNERLAAAISNEKISRSLKSFCLRSVEQAKHLAKIYEPYTFYGGRFDNKNTQELMVEMSEEERRSFGFDVGSIDWEHYISDVHVPGLRRHVMKGRGRSTEPQLGAIP